The nucleotide sequence CAGGGATCGGAAGCACTTGGACACCAAGTACTGGCCGTTGTTGTACACCGGGACGATCACAGTCAGCAGAGGATCTCCCGCCCGGGCCGCTGGTGCAGTCCCCACGATCCGGGGAGCCTCCTCACCGGACGTGGCCGGTGAGGAGAGGGCCACGGTGTCGGCCGGCGCCGTATCGACGCCGAACGGGTCGATGGCGTAGGCCCCGCCCGTGATCACGCTGCCAGCGATGTACCGACGACCTGCGTCCGATTCCAGCCACAGTGCGCTGCGACCGGCATCCGCGACCTGCGGAACGAATTCATGCTCCTCCGCATGGACCACTTCGCCTCGACGTTCGTGCGCGATCCGCGTGATGACCGGCGACTCGGTGTAGGCGAATCCGTTGACCATGTCCTGGGCGTGGAAGGGCCCGTAGTCGTAGCTCGGATCGATGTGCAGAGCGACATCGAACTCGGAGCATCTGGCTGCGAGCTCATCCCTGCTCAGAACGTCTGCCGAGACAGTCTGCCGATCCGCTATCTCGTGCACGCGCTGGGTAATCTCGTCTGCGGTGACGGCGACCCGCGGTTGGGAATTCGTGGTATCGAAACCGGCGGCCGTGAGGATACTGCCCATCTTCTCATGGGCCGCGTGATCGCGAAAGGCACCGCGCAGCCCGGACATCTGCGCCCGGTACCGCTCCTCGCCGCTGACCGCGTCCAGAGTCCGTCCCACATCTCCGACCTCGTCGATCAGCTGGATCTCTGGGAAGAAGTTGTTGACCGCCATGGAGTAATTCGACAGGACGAAGCCGCCCATGGCCATGAGCTCGACGGCCCTGTTCGCGTACATGGTGGGGCTCGTGCGCACCGAGTTCACATTCAGATGGACGTCCATGACCCGCTGGATCCGCATCAGCTCGTCATGGCCAACGCCTGGTCCGATGAAGGGCAGGTACTCCTCGGGGTAGAAGTACTTGGGATCGCCCAGAGACGTGTTGCGGTCCATGATCAGAAGGTCTCGCCCGCTGGAGAGCACCCCGTCGAAGAGCGTCTTCGCTCCGGAGCGGCGCTCCGGGTACTTGTGACGCAGCCAGGATCCCGCGAACAGCACTTCCTGCCGCCGGAACCGACGTGAGCCGATCGGGTGATGCAGACGAGGATTCACGCCGAAAGAGACGGCAGTCACGCTTTTGGCGCGGGGGCAGCTCTCCGTGTAGTTCGGGACCTTGTTCTCATCGGAGGTCACGATGTGATCAGCTTCCCGGGCGAGCTGAAGGAACTTCGCGTAGTTCGGCGGATCCTCCTTGGAGTAGAAGATCACCGGGACGTCGAGCATCCTGCACAGCGGGATGACTTCCGCGCGCAGCAGCTTGTCGGCGTGCAGAGTCCCGTGCCAGTCCTCGAACCTGCCGCGCCACGTGGAGGCCAACAGGAGGACATCCGCCCACTTGATCGTGTCACGCCAGTTGTCCGGCGAGAGGTAGCGGATATCGGCGGTTCCATCGAGCGTATCGAAGAGGAATGTATCGGCCAGCAGCGCGACCTTCACCGCATGAGGCCTGAGCGATAAGGAACCGCTGGCGCCCGGCAGACTGTCAGCCTGCGCCCTGATCTCATCCACCAGGTCATCGCGGCTGGTCGCAGCGCGAACTTCTTCGTATTCGGCAGGTGACGACGGTCGATCCCAGATGACTCGATGAGGATCCCGCTCGAGCTGCTCACGGAAGGCCATGGAGCCGTAGAATGAGATGTCCTCCATCGCAGAGGCCTGCTTGTGCTCCAGCTCCCGGATTCGTCCCCGGACCTTTGCCCTGCGCGTACGGACCTTGACGTTCTCCTTGCGACTCATGAGCCCATCCTCTTTCGCATCTGCCAGTACTGGCGCTTCACCTTCAGCGGAACTGACGACTTGAGCATCCTCTTGACGTCGCCGAGGCCGGGACGTCTGCTGTTCAGCCGGTCGATCTCCCTGCCCCGCGCGTAGGCCAACTCTGAGAAGTCCCGCCGTTGCTGGGTCGTCCGCCGCAGTTCGGACTCCAGCCACAGGATCTTCTTCTGCCGTCGAGCGAGCTCCTCCTTGGCCTCCGCATCACGCCTGTCGATCATGCCCAGAAAGGCGATCTCCTTCTGATAGCTCTTAGCCAGCTCACCGCTGAGTCGCTCGATATCGTGGGCCTGGCGGATCAGTGTCGCTTGCAGGCGCCTTCGGAAGGATTCCTCATCAGCATCGGACGCGGCCATTTGGCTCTCCTCACGTGGAGCTTCGGGGGGGGGGGATGGAGGATATTCTCAGCGTGATCGGGCTACTTAGCGCCAGAGGCCCTTGGTGTCCACCACAGCCTTGCCCTTCAGCGCCGCAGCAGGAACAGCCTTGAACTCATCGTGATCCACCAGCACCAGCACCACATCAGCACGCTCGATCGCCTCCGCAGTCTCGGCCAGCTCCACATTCGCCAACCCAGACAGCACCTCCGGCAACTCCGACACATTCGGCTCCACCGCCAACACCGAGACCT is from Kocuria palustris and encodes:
- a CDS encoding glycosyltransferase; protein product: MAGVRTAADDPATAGLLRVGLRAGQGDRPAEQQTSRPRRRQEDAQVVSSAEGEAPVLADAKEDGLMSRKENVKVRTRRAKVRGRIRELEHKQASAMEDISFYGSMAFREQLERDPHRVIWDRPSSPAEYEEVRAATSRDDLVDEIRAQADSLPGASGSLSLRPHAVKVALLADTFLFDTLDGTADIRYLSPDNWRDTIKWADVLLLASTWRGRFEDWHGTLHADKLLRAEVIPLCRMLDVPVIFYSKEDPPNYAKFLQLAREADHIVTSDENKVPNYTESCPRAKSVTAVSFGVNPRLHHPIGSRRFRRQEVLFAGSWLRHKYPERRSGAKTLFDGVLSSGRDLLIMDRNTSLGDPKYFYPEEYLPFIGPGVGHDELMRIQRVMDVHLNVNSVRTSPTMYANRAVELMAMGGFVLSNYSMAVNNFFPEIQLIDEVGDVGRTLDAVSGEERYRAQMSGLRGAFRDHAAHEKMGSILTAAGFDTTNSQPRVAVTADEITQRVHEIADRQTVSADVLSRDELAARCSEFDVALHIDPSYDYGPFHAQDMVNGFAYTESPVITRIAHERRGEVVHAEEHEFVPQVADAGRSALWLESDAGRRYIAGSVITGGAYAIDPFGVDTAPADTVALSSPATSGEEAPRIVGTAPAARAGDPLLTVIVPVYNNGQYLVSKCFRSLQRSSIFDRMEILLIDDGSTDGITIQVVEDLARRFPRQVRACANPTGGSGSASRPRNQGLDLASAPYVTYLDPDNEALGDGYARLLDKVKRTGAQFAIGNMLKLSTRRWKVNNNLHLKRHLPKSREGELESVEDALSRTNFQPMSIQALVADVRWLRQIGLHQPLGALGQDSFAFQQMLHGARRVASVPESIHVYYGSVSNSMVNTVGPGFYRKYLPMEGARSKWLRDVGLMDTYCEKRADPFFDGWMLRKFNENVADEVRDECRELIDQLAAIYDIEIDAQVDEGGRERLSVVPRTDRAQMEENIVTETSPAR